A window of Apium graveolens cultivar Ventura chromosome 8, ASM990537v1, whole genome shotgun sequence contains these coding sequences:
- the LOC141680311 gene encoding CBL-interacting serine/threonine-protein kinase 4-like — MNSTKTPKNLVKRTISGGKSDGIIFEKYQLGHILGRGSFAKVYYGRSLEDNSSVAIKVIEKPSNSDPDMEPRLIREVSAMRRLNNHPNILKLHEVMATKIKIYLVIELAKGGELFTKLLARGRLSESTCRKYFQQLVFTVHFCHQNGVVHRDLKPQNLLLDGYGNLKVSDFGLSALPEQIRGDGMLHTACGTPVYTAPEVVRRNGYDGAKADAWSCGVIFFVMLVGYLPFQDSNIPNLYKKIIRREINFPLWISTPARNIIYRLLDPNPRTRFGVEDLMGLSW; from the coding sequence ATGAATTCGACCAAAACACCCAAAAATTTAGTCAAAAGAACCATCAGTGGGGGTAAAAGTGACGGAATCATATTCGAAAAGTACCAACTCGGTCACATTTTAGGTCGCGGAAGCTTCGCCAAAGTATATTACGGAAGATCATTAGAAGACAACTCCTCCGTAGCGATAAAAGTTATCGAAAAGCCTTCGAATTCTGATCCTGATATGGAACCACGTTTAATCCGAGAGGTATCCGCTATGCGTCGCCTAAATAATCACCCTAACATCCTTAAACTTCACGAAGTTATGGctactaaaattaaaatatatctTGTCATAGAACTTGCTAAGGGTGGTGAGCTCTTTACGAAGCTTTTAGCACGAGGGCGTTTGTCCGAATCAACTTGTCGTAAGTACTTTCAACAACTTGTGTTCACGGTTCATTTTTGTCATCAAAATGGCGTTGTGCATCGAGATTTGAAGCCGCAGAATTTGTTGTTGGATGGTTATGGAAATTTGAAGGTTTCGGATTTCGGGTTGTCGGCGTTGCCGGAGCAGATTAGAGGAGACGGAATGTTGCACACGGCGTGTGGAACTCCGGTGTATACAGCTCCGGAAGTTGTTAGGAGAAATGGTTATGATGGTGCGAAAGCGGATGCATGGTCATGCGGGGTCATTTTTTTTGTTATGTTGGTAGGGTATCTCCCTTTTCAAGATAGTAATATTCCTAATTTGTATAAGAAGATTATTAGGAGGGAAATTAACTTTCCGCTTTGGATTTCGACACCTGCCCGAAATATTATTTATCGGTTACTTGACCCGAACCCGAGAACGAGATTCGGGGTTGAGGATTTAATGGGGTTAAGTtggtga
- the LOC141680312 gene encoding uncharacterized protein LOC141680312 — MTLEFGDPDLEGLKFPQDDPLVITLIIGNCPVMRVLDDNGASVDILFHDTFIRMGYNDSQLTSSNAPIYGFNHMECKVEGAIQLPVTIGEEPREATQMLNFQVVKAASTYNAIMGRIWIYAFKAVPSTYHMVLKFPTRNGAREARGDQKMAHVAMLQHLGPMEQGGRSSP; from the coding sequence ATGACGCTTGAATTTGGTGACccagaccttgaaggtttgaaatttcctcaggATGATCCTCTGGTTATCACTCTGATAATTGGAAATTGTCCTGTTATGAGGGTCCTAGATGACAATGGAGCTTCCGTGGATATTCTGTTCCATGACACATTCATAAGGATGGGCTATAATGATTCTCAGCTAACTTCGTCCAACGCACCCATCTACGGGTTTAACCATATGGAATGCAAAGTCGAAGGAGCAATACAACTTCCCGTAACTATCGGGGAAGAGCCAAGGGAGGCCACGCAGATGTTGAACTTTCAGGTTGTCAAGGCAGCCTCTAcctacaatgctatcatgggtagAATATGGATCTATGCTTTTAAGGCTGTGCCCTCAACCTACCACATGGTACTGAAGTTCCCAACTAGAAATGGTGCTAGAGAAGCAAGGGGAGATCAGAAGATGGCCCACGTTGCTATGTTGCAGCACTTAGGCCCGATGGAACAGGGGGGCAGGTCCTccccatag